Proteins from a genomic interval of Patescibacteria group bacterium:
- a CDS encoding class III extradiol dioxygenase subunit B-like domain-containing protein, producing MPIVYSAILPHSPILLPTIGKDVADKVSVTSQSFAKVAVELSECTIDTILVITNPDSKGISDTFTIQTGEIVKATFEEFGDFVTQKEIKCDTVLALAIKRGLEEQHILSQFNSDEKLDYSASVPLILLNALGTKIVVIQPPDCSFKTLMTYGEVLQKIIQQSDKRIAVIASGDLSHALTADAPLGLRLEATVVDQDIITLFRSRRMPVRKITSFQKDAALHAGVCGLNAFVLLGGMLHHMNFKPHFQSYEGPLGVGYYIISYTF from the coding sequence ATGCCCATTGTCTATAGTGCCATCCTCCCCCACTCCCCCATCCTTCTTCCTACTATTGGAAAAGATGTTGCCGACAAAGTATCGGTGACTTCTCAAAGTTTTGCAAAAGTTGCTGTCGAACTTTCAGAATGCACTATTGATACTATTCTTGTCATTACCAATCCCGACTCTAAGGGCATTTCGGATACATTCACCATTCAAACCGGAGAAATAGTAAAAGCAACATTTGAAGAATTCGGGGATTTTGTGACCCAGAAAGAAATAAAATGCGATACGGTGCTAGCGCTTGCGATTAAAAGAGGTCTTGAAGAACAACACATCCTCTCACAATTCAATAGTGATGAAAAGCTAGACTATAGCGCAAGCGTTCCGCTTATTCTTTTGAACGCACTAGGGACTAAAATCGTTGTTATTCAACCGCCTGACTGCTCATTCAAAACATTGATGACATACGGCGAAGTACTCCAAAAGATTATACAGCAATCGGACAAGCGTATTGCCGTCATTGCGTCCGGCGATCTCTCCCATGCCCTCACTGCCGACGCTCCGTTAGGATTGCGGCTTGAAGCGACAGTTGTTGACCAAGATATCATTACCCTTTTTCGTTCACGCCGCATGCCGGTGAGAAAAATCACTTCATTCCAAAAAGATGCTGCTCTCCATGCGGGAGTTTGCGGACTTAACGCATTTGTCCTCTTGGGTGGCATGCTCCACCACATGAACTTCAAGCCACATTTCCAATCATATGAAGGCCCTTTGGGTGTGGGTTACTATATTATTTCGTATACCTTCTAG
- a CDS encoding NUDIX domain-containing protein: protein MSSKLHIVAITAFIKNPEKDKFLVVKRSMHEIAYPGKWAFPGGKTERGQTILETLKREVLEEVGLEVEDYKKFLKDFTFVRPDNVNVVGLCFEVIAKPGTIALAKDFDEYKWIVPNELKDLDCIEGMEEEVRIGFGL from the coding sequence ATGTCATCAAAACTCCATATTGTGGCCATTACGGCATTCATCAAAAATCCGGAGAAGGACAAATTTTTGGTCGTAAAGCGAAGTATGCATGAAATTGCCTATCCTGGAAAATGGGCGTTTCCGGGAGGGAAGACTGAACGAGGCCAAACAATTCTTGAGACATTGAAACGAGAGGTATTGGAAGAAGTTGGACTTGAAGTTGAAGATTACAAAAAATTTCTTAAGGATTTTACCTTTGTCCGCCCTGATAATGTCAATGTTGTTGGACTTTGTTTTGAAGTGATCGCAAAACCAGGAACAATTGCTCTTGCAAAAGATTTCGATGAGTACAAATGGATTGTACCCAATGAACTCAAGGATTTAGATTGCATTGAGGGAATGGAAGAGGAAGTGAGAATAGGATTTGGTTTATGA
- the def gene encoding peptide deformylase, whose translation MTLPIVTIHDNNPVLRQRAREVEDFSDPSFQKLIDDMVPIMYEKDGIGLAAPQVNQSIRLIVTTPDPHNYEYFRQAKHEAIILINPVIIQHSLFKENGDEGCLSVPNLFGSVKRWKSVTITYCDRNGLKKKIKASGLQARVFQHEIDHIDGILFIDKAEKVCKVPQI comes from the coding sequence ATGACTTTACCTATTGTCACAATTCACGACAACAACCCGGTACTCCGACAGCGAGCACGCGAAGTCGAGGATTTTAGTGATCCGTCATTTCAGAAACTTATTGATGATATGGTTCCGATAATGTATGAAAAAGACGGGATAGGTTTAGCGGCTCCCCAAGTAAACCAAAGCATACGGCTGATTGTAACAACCCCGGATCCGCATAACTATGAATATTTCCGACAAGCAAAACATGAAGCCATTATTCTTATCAATCCCGTTATTATCCAACATTCACTTTTCAAGGAAAACGGCGATGAGGGGTGCCTCTCGGTACCCAATTTATTTGGCAGTGTCAAGCGATGGAAGAGCGTAACCATTACCTACTGCGATAGAAATGGTTTAAAGAAAAAAATAAAAGCATCAGGACTCCAAGCCCGAGTTTTTCAGCATGAAATCGACCATATCGACGGCATACTGTTTATCGACAAAGCGGAAAAAGTCTGCAAAGTCCCGCAGATCTGA